The nucleotide window TTCTCATCATTGCCAACTTCCACAGCGATTTCGACCTAAACGGATGGGACAATAACACACAGAATAGACAATCCCTCGGTGTATCCATGAGGGCGTATCAGTGCTGGCCAAAGGCGTCTATGAGAGAATAGTCCTGTAATATTTTGATTTTGTTGGagtaaaatataatacaatattctGACAATAGTGAACattaacccccccaccccccccccccccccctcagattGTTCAGATATGCACGGttgtgtacatttattttttcttgatTGAATCCACTATCTGGCCTGAGTGGCCTCTGACAGACTCTTGAAGCTGATGTACATGGAGCTGACCATGGTGGCGTCCTCTTGGACGGCGGAATCTTTTGCGTCTGAGTGCGCGCCCCCGCCCACGCCGCCGCAGAGCGCGGCCAGCCTGGGAGGCAGCGTGCCGCTGAACAGCAGGAAGATGCAGGGGTTGGCGCAGCTGTTCAGGCTGGCCAGCAGCATCAGGATGGTGAACACAGCCGCTGAAAGGCAAAACAACCAGAAGTTAAGCAGAAATCGATATGtgacaaattaaacaaaacaaaccgaaTGCGTGCATTATTAGAACATTGTCAGCTGTAGGTTATAGGAGCACTGCACATGCTTCCAAATAGACTCAGTAGGTACATAGTTGTATAGCCCAAAAATAAAGCATGTCCTTAACGAGCAGGCTTTGATTGGGGAATCTTGCTGAAGGATACAGAATGCACTGGAGATTGGGTTAGATCCAGAGCACCTTGGCTAAGGGGTCATACTACCTTAACTCCCATCCGACAACCCTTTTCCATGTTCAAATCCTCACTTTTCCCATTCATAATTTTTTCCTCACAACAAAACTTAACAGTCACATCAACTCACTCTCAGTGGGCGCCTCCGAGTCCCACACGGACCAGAGCTGCACGGTAAAGAATGGCGCCCAGCACACGACGTAGGCGAGCACGATCACCACGGTCATCTTCACCGTCTTAACCCGCGCCTTCGACACCCCCCCGACGCCGCTGGCGCGGGAAGGCAGCGCCGAAGCGTCGCCCGCGGCGCTCCGGTTCACAGTCCGCAGCGTCTTCAGGTGGAAGTTAATTTGCACCGTGCGGCAGATGCGCGCTTGGCACGCCACTACGGTCAGCACGGGCAGCACGAAGATCACCAGCGTCGTCCAGGTTACGTAGGCTCTCAGTCCCCACGGCTGGACGAAGTGCGCCCAGCAGTCGAACACGCCGGGGGCGACCTCCACCCGGGAGAAGATGAACACCTGGGGCAGAGCGCCCACCAGGGAGACGCACCACGCCACGCAGATTGGCACGTTCCAGCGCGCCCTGCGCCTCTGGAACTTCACCATTGGGTTGCAGATGGCTTGATACCGATCCACGGTCATCACCACGATCATGTAGGTGGAGGCGAACATGCCGACGACCTGGAGGTACTTGACCGCACGGCAGACGATGTCCGGACCCACGAACCGGTCCGTGATGTCCCAGACGAGCTGCGGGCACACTTGGAAAAACGTCACCACCAGGTCGGCGATGCAAAGGTGGAACACGAAGACGCGCATCCTGGACACCTGCTGCCTCCGCTTCCACAAGAGGAGCAGCAGTCCGACGTTCAGGATCCCCGCGCTGATGAATATGACGGTCAGTAGGGTAATCTCGATTTGCGCCAAAAGTTCATCCCTCGGCTGGTCCCCAGGTGGCCCTCCTTCGAAGCTGATGTTGGTGATGTTATGACTGAACCTAGACATGGTTTCCTTTTATGAAAGAATACGTTTGCTTCAAGACTGTAGGTTCAAAAGCCGACGGAACACGAGACCTGGATTCTACTAGAAATAAAACATTATCATAATCCTAACAGGGACAGGCTACCCGCGCGTCCCGGACTCCAGTTCTGCGATGTATGCGTTATAATCTTCCATCTCTATTGTGGGAAGTCACGCGTGTAACGTCGGATGGAGCAACAGGTGGGTGTCGACAACtccagatgggtttgttttatttCGATCACCCGGGAAGGAGGAGCCACCAGAGTGCGTGACTAAAAACAAGGGAATCTGTCATTAATAGGGGCGCCCTTAACAGAAAATTAGGCAATTATGATTTAAGAGTGGGTAgatacagaaaaaaaattcagaGGTTGATCCTTTTTGGAAAAAAGTTGGTTAAATGTATATAATTGTAAATCAATGCGTCACAAATTTTGCccaaaaactaaacaaaatagCTTTTGTTATCCGATTAAATAAGTAACAgtatttgtttatgtgtttaattATTGGACCAAGTGAATGTAGTGATACAGCATTTTGTATTCCAGCCAATCCATTGCTCAAAACAATTATGAAAATAGCGGTATAGTAtcataacaaaaaataaagtaattagGACTGGTACAAGGGTCATCATCTTCAGCCCATCAAATCTCTCCAAATTATTTTTCGTgaaccataaataaataaacaaaaatggaTCTGCAATAACACAGATGGGCCGCAATCTATTGCTTTTGCCATTAACAAACTTTCCTAAAATGGTCGCAGCTGTGAGGCTGGCAGCAAATCGCCCTTTGAATGTgctcatatttttttaaaacatcTCTGGGCCAATGAGGTGGTTGATTTGGAACAGCAGTGGTTGCACCCTAACCCAGTATAGATTGTCTTCatccatggggggggggagagggtttgatgttgttggggggggtgtgtgtgtgtgtgtgtgtgtgtgtgtgtgtgtgtgtgtgtgtgtgtgtgtgtgtgtgtgtgtgtgtgtgtgtgtgtgtgtgtgtgtgtgtgtgtgtgtgtgtgtgtgtgtgtgtgtgttgagaataTCCACATgatggtccacacacacaagctcattcgcaaccccccccccccctccccacagctGCCACCTAGTTCAATCCCCCCCGCCTCACGCAGTCCCACACGTGGCCATCATGGACAGACAACCCCGCCGCCTCGCTGAAGGGCCCGTCGACGGTGGCTCAGTGGTGGACGTGGCTCAGCAGCTCCTCTTTGTCCATCTGGTAGCGGCTTCTCTTCCACACGTCGCGGAGCTCCTGGAGGGTGCTGCCGATCTCCTTGCCCGAGGTGACGCCCAGCCTCCTCAGGTCGTGGCCGCTGACAGGGAAGCGCGGGGTGGACCAGTCCGTGAGCTCCGCCAGCAGCCGGGCCTCGCCCTGGTACTTGAGCAGCTCGCACACCTTGAGCTTGGAGTCCAACTCGCGGCTCTgtgggagaggatggagaggtgggaggggaggggtgagaggggaggaCGTGTCAACTCGCCAACTCAAGTGGTGTGTCGCGCTGACGGCGACTGGATGGCGACGCTCCTCATGTTTAACCGACcaggggcctcattacagaaacttcctGACTCTGAGatcctatcctatcttaaaggttgggtatgggatttgcgaaacgcagGCAGATTTTGAaagtacacaactcaaatggtcctaccccctctccttcaacgctgactgactccacccattccaagtacatggacgcgcaatcatgcacgagcgaacaccgatgcgcgagagagagccattagctagttagctagctccagtagctaccgcaggataacaacaaacttgctctgggtcacaaactttgagtatgtgcacgaaggggtcacgcgcttggaacgggggagggggattgcagtacgaccgtttgattgacgtacttactgtccaatgccactcggtgggtctggaaatcattggctggagtttttcgagccctgcccgttccacagatgattgacttgtttaattttcatgtcagtatttctaactcagtggctgtaagtggagtatgataaggatttcaagtaattttgcaaaaattgccaaaaaagagaattccatacccaacctttaagatagGAAGACATTTAGGGGTTTTGATATTACAGAAGGAGGTTTCCTAACTTAACTTAGGAAGAAATCCTATCatatcttaagataggaattgAATCATGACCGAACTATCCTAAGTTAGGAATTTCTTAAGTTAGGCTCCCTAAGTTAGGTGGCCATACACCCTGTcctaaattcaaaataactGTCAATAACTGAAAAATAAATGGCAGCAGCACTGCTAGTGGGTCTGTATGACAATGAAGACGAGGAACATCACAACAGAAATGTGATGGCTAAAAGGCTACCGAGACCGCATAATGATTTGTTCATTTTATCGCCTGCAAAGAcatttaattttgaatttggtggaAGAACTACTTTACTGCTTTATTACTACCTCTTCTTGTTCTCTGTACCAATACCCACCATGACCGTGGTACTAATGCTACTAGCTTGCCGTTAATAACAAAGATCCTCAACAGTCTCTGTTAACGTTAAAGGTAACTCATTCTATAAATCTCATGCACACTCTGAGTGCAGAAACAGACATAACCTGACGATTGCCGATTGAAAAATCTGATTGAAAGAACAGTTAGGATTACCTAaattaagataagataggatgcCAAAAATAAGATAGGAAACAGCCAACAGGTTAGGGACTGCTTCTGTAATAGGAAATTAGATTTTTCCTATCTTTGAGCCCTAATTGAAGTTAGGATGAGAAGTTAGGAttttttctgtaatgaggcccaAGCACCCCATCATCAATTGAATATATTTCACCTATACATGTCAACTATGGCagttgcactcctgaccatccctggaaggagggatcccccactctgaaggagggatcccccactctgaaggtgggatcccccactctgaaggagggatcccccactctgaaggagggatcccccactctgagcattcttccttgctgattaagggagatctttcttgcccttgtgggggcttgggtCAGGGGGGTTggcataaatatttggcctgttaagccctttgagtaGTAACCTAAAGCATTTATTTCTATTTATTGTGGCTTTCCCTTGAGGATTAACATAAttgaaacagaaacacagattaatcacttaaaggtgacatattgtaccacaaggtgcgagtgtgattagaCATCACAaggcttgtagcggctaatcacactcacacctggtggtataatatgtcacctttaatgatCGAACCCAGACGACTCACATCGATGATGAAGTCTGTGAAGGGGGTGAGGCTGTCTGGGTTGTCCGGACACTTGTGCAGTTCTCGTCTGTGTTTTACAAGGAACTGAGCCAGAGTCTTCTCCTCTTTGGACACCTTGAGCCTTAGGTCCATCTTGTCCACCTCCTCTGGCCGGTGGAAGAACGCGGCCAAGACAGTCATGGGCTTGGGGGAAGAATCCTTGGCGTTCTGCCACACGCGTTTCATCTCCTCAATGTCGCCATCTGGTGGTAAACCTGGGGCGTCAAAACAAATGGGACGTGAGATCGATAGGCCATTTCAACAAAGCCATGTTAAGTGGAGGCCATCGTTCCACTTCAGACCGTGCTACTAATGTAATTAGGCGAGTAAGATATTCAATTACCTTATGCAATGGATTCTGGATCACATCTTGTATTTTACCAAATCCAAGCAATGGCGGCCACCCTATGAGCCAAAGGACTATTTCCCTTCGATCTTACAGTACATTTCACACAggacattaaataaataaaggaaaatcATGCGGATAGCTATTATAAATACTTTGCCACCCCTGTTTATGTTCTCAAATCTGAAGTCATGCAATTAAAAGTGAACAAGCTAACACTTGCACTAATCATTCATATTTGTtgatattgataccattttcgatactccttaacgatccaagtctttatcgataccactatcgataCTTTTCTATTTATTGGTGTAATTCTTAATAAGTATTGACATCAgtatttttaattatatatactaaAATGATTAGAGCCTTATACAACTGTATTAGTAGTACAGAGACATGAGTAAtacagtattactcatgtttctcacaaactcaaaaacaaaaactcaaTTTACCATTTCTCTATgttacatttgaacgcatcatgatAACATAACAGTCGTTTCACTgagccaacctcaacacatcatcacatctgaaactttatttactttttaagataactagctTGTATGCTGCCGATTTCAACACCAATTTCACaattggattactatttttaactgacgggactagcgacaatgtctgtgtgtgcgattacCGCTCGTACTTTAAGTGGATGATTAAGATGGCCTATTAAGACTGCCTGTGGTGCGACAGGAGAAGAAGGAGCCAGTCTTTTCAACTCAGAGACAGTCGAAGCTACTGCATTTGGTCTTTATATGATGCACAATGCTAATGTACTTggccattgaggttgtgttcccCCCTTTACAATAAATGATTTTCGCCCGTTCAGCCATCCTCGCGAGCAAAGCTAACTGCCAgacttcacttgttttacttgtaatactgtttgcttacaatttcattcaaaaacattggtggacacgccgcagtgattggattgatttgatTGAAATGCCGTGAAGCGACTCGAGGGAGACAACATTACGTGACAGGACCTACGGGACAaagaaattaataaatgaacgaCGGGACTCGATAGTGGTATCAATTAGCCCAAACGTTAAGGATTTtcgggttttgaaaaaagtggaacTGGGTCCTTAATAGAAGCAGGTTTCGATCCCCATCCCTATGTACCACAGCACCCACCACCCAGCCCCCACTctgctcctcctactcctcctcctctcttaccCATGTACTGGACCAGGCCCAGGTCATACATGAGCTCCAGCAGGTGACCGGCATGGCTGCCCACCACCATCTTCTTCAGCTCCACCCAGATCCTCTCCCCGGAGATGCCGCCAGGCCAGAGGCGTTGTCCCTGATGGCGTCCAGGGTCTCAGGCTCGTGGTCCCCGGGCTCGGGCACCACCCGGCCATAGAACCTGTAAAATGTGGTTGAAAGGGGCCTTTCAATTGCAATAGTGTTGCTCGAGGCAGGGCTCTGGAAAGGCTCAGACCTACTTTTAGGGATCCAGGACCGCTGCCAGAATTGTAACAgatgtgtgtttcagtttcCAGTTATTCTACCATTGAGGGTGCGCTTTCAGTCCCGGCGTTCCACACAGGCACAATTTCCCGATCCACACTTTTGACAGCATGGATACTCATATCTTCTTAGCGTTTGCACGATTTCTC belongs to Gadus morhua chromosome 13, gadMor3.0, whole genome shotgun sequence and includes:
- the avpr2b.1 gene encoding vasopressin V2 receptor codes for the protein MSRFSHNITNISFEGGPPGDQPRDELLAQIEITLLTVIFISAGILNVGLLLLLWKRRQQVSRMRVFVFHLCIADLVVTFFQVCPQLVWDITDRFVGPDIVCRAVKYLQVVGMFASTYMIVVMTVDRYQAICNPMVKFQRRRARWNVPICVAWCVSLVGALPQVFIFSRVEVAPGVFDCWAHFVQPWGLRAYVTWTTLVIFVLPVLTVVACQARICRTVQINFHLKTLRTVNRSAAGDASALPSRASGVGGVSKARVKTVKMTVVIVLAYVVCWAPFFTVQLWSVWDSEAPTETAVFTILMLLASLNSCANPCIFLLFSGTLPPRLAALCGGVGGGAHSDAKDSAVQEDATMVSSMYISFKSLSEATQAR
- the trnt1 gene encoding LOW QUALITY PROTEIN: CCA tRNA nucleotidyltransferase 1, mitochondrial (The sequence of the model RefSeq protein was modified relative to this genomic sequence to represent the inferred CDS: inserted 3 bases in 3 codons; deleted 1 base in 1 codon; substituted 1 base at 1 genomic stop codon) — encoded protein: MLGRIISPLLIRRPHLIWTRNLLTMKLKTCEFQSLLSEGLNAVAGLFEKHQFELRIAGGAVRDLLSGKRPEDVDFATTATPEEMKRMFQAAGIRMINNKGEKHGTITARLHNENFEVTTLRVDVQTDGXHAEVEFTKDWEKDAERRDLTINSMFLGLDGTPIRLLQXYEDLQNRKVVVGSAXQRIQEDYLRILRYFRFYGRVVPEPGDHEPETLDAIRDNASGLXGISGERIWVELKKMVVGSHAGHLLELMYDLGLVQYMGLPPDGDIEEMKRVWQNAKDSSPKPMTVLAAFFHRPEEVDKMDLRLKVSKEEKTLAQFLVKHRRELHKCPDNPDSLTPFTDFIIDSRELDSKLKVCELLKYQGEARLLAELTDWSTPRFPVSGHDLRRLGVTSGKEIGSTLQELRDVWKRSRYQMDKEELLSHVHH